In a genomic window of Gigantopelta aegis isolate Gae_Host chromosome 9, Gae_host_genome, whole genome shotgun sequence:
- the LOC121381458 gene encoding uncharacterized protein K02A2.6-like — MKALARSYVWWPKMDADIEKLCKLYIGCTNTQIMPNASPVHPWDWPTSPWRRIHIDFAGPFLQLMFLIVVDAHIKWPEIIPMKNTFASQTIIALRNIFARFGLPEQVVSDNGPQFISSEFETFMKRNNIKHITSAPYHPRTNGLAERFVQCFKNAIKHAKNDGNDLNQKLNTFLLQYRNTPYATTGESPSVLMFGRRLRTRLDTLKPDIRKTVQQSQDQMKRSELSVRDFKVGETIMVRDYRNSNKWIPATISRKTGPISYQVDVGRNIWRRHANQIQPIISRKKW; from the coding sequence ATGAAAGCTTTGGCTCGAAGTTATGTTTGGTGGCCCAAAATGGATGCAGACATTGAGAAACTCTGCAAGTTATATATTGGTTGCACCAACACACAAATAATGCCTAATGCGTCTCCAGTTCACCCATGGGATTGGCCAACAAGTCCTTGGCGACGAATACACATAGACTTTGCTGGGCCTTTCCTGCAGttgatgtttttgattgttGTAGATGCTCATATCAAATGGCCAGAAATAATTCCCATGAAGAATACCTTTGCATCACAAACAATTATAGCACTTCGAAACATATTTGCACGATTTGGACTACCCGAACAGGTAGTATCTGATAATGGTCCTCAATTCATCTCAAGCGAGTTTGAGACCTTCATGAAGAGAAACAATATTAAACACATAACTTCGGCACCCTACCATCCAAGAACCAATGGTCTGGCAGAACGGTTTGTACAGTGTTTCAAGAATGCAATTAAACATGCAAAGAATGATGGTAATGACTTAAACCAAAAGCTGAATACCTTCCTGTTACAATATCGAAATACTCCCTATGCCACTACAGGAGAATCACCATCAGTCCTGATGTTTGGAAGAAGACTTAGGACTCGCCTGGATACTTTAAAACCGGATATCAGAAAAACTGTGCAACAGTCTCAAGATCAGATGAAAAGATCGGAGTTGTCTGTGCGTGATTTTAAAGTCGGCGAAACTATTATGGTTAGGGATTACCGCAACAGCAATAAATGGATTCCAGCTACGATCAGTAGAAAAACTGGTCCAATATCCTATCAAGTTGATGTTGGACGCAACATATGGCGACGTCATGCTAACCAAATTCAGCCCATCATTTCCAGAAAGAAATGGTAA